One window of the Pyrus communis chromosome 17, drPyrComm1.1, whole genome shotgun sequence genome contains the following:
- the LOC137721685 gene encoding auxin-responsive protein SAUR32-like, whose protein sequence is MSTEKNCGSKKAEDRGLLMLRLLIGKLVHKGLSIWASRGLHGHHHRHNDFNVESEATMVVPEDVKDGHFAVFAVKGNEAERFVVKLESLSNPEFLRLLEEAKEEYGFDQKGALAVPCRPGELQKILQSSRRKNNINFTVTQGY, encoded by the coding sequence ATGTCTACGGAGAAGAACTGCGGATCGAAGAAAGCCGAGGATCGAGGATTGCTGATGCTGAGGCTGCTCATTGGGAAGCTAGTGCACAAGGGTCTCTCAATCTGGGCATCAAGAGGCCTTCATGGTCACCACCATCGTCACAATGATTTCAACGTAGAATCGGAAGCTACGATGGTGGTGCCGGAAGATGTTAAAGATGGACACTTTGCAGTTTTTGCTGTCAAGGGGAATGAAGCAGAGAGGTTTGTGGTTAAATTGGAGTCGTTGAGTAACCCTGAATTTTTGAGGTTATTGGAAGAGGCCAAGGAAGAGTATGGATTTGATCAGAAGGGTGCTCTTGCAGTTCCTTGCAGGCCTGGCGAATTGCAAAAAATTCTACAAAGCAGCAGGaggaaaaataatattaattttacaGTTACACAAGGATACTAG